A stretch of Mauremys reevesii isolate NIE-2019 linkage group 25, ASM1616193v1, whole genome shotgun sequence DNA encodes these proteins:
- the STAC3 gene encoding LOW QUALITY PROTEIN: SH3 and cysteine-rich domain-containing protein 3 (The sequence of the model RefSeq protein was modified relative to this genomic sequence to represent the inferred CDS: deleted 2 bases in 2 codons) — MGLSCSLPSRPVTPSPAGRERPSAARPGGRRWPDRGRGPSRGAELLRGRIYPAARGPEAQSMTEKEALAPPASPAPGGKPASRLRVLKQLFLRRPKEEPPAEPQPNGELVSPTGGPLYYYYEEEEEEEEEPEPPPEPPKPVNDKPHKFKDQYFKKPKFCDVCARMIVLNNKFGLRCKNCKTSIHQHCQSYVEMQRCFGKIPPGFRRAYSSPLYSNQQYACVKELLSAANRSDPVFETLRTGVIMANKERKKGQDDKKNPLAAMMDEEPEPGKHEVGKLEAGNPEGDKKAEKSTPDDKTKKPQPGFLQTHYFVALYRFKALEKDDLDFHPGEKITVVDDSNEEWWRGKIGEKIGYFPPNFIIRVRAGERVHKVTRSFVGNKEIGQITLKKDQIVVQKGEEVNGYVKVYTGRKVGLFPVNFLEEI, encoded by the exons ATGGGGCTCAGCTGTTCGCTCCCCTCTCGCCCTGTCACTCCGTCCCCGGCCGGCCGC GAGCGCCCCTCTGCAGCCAGGCCCGGGGGTCGGCGCTGGCCAGACCGAGGCCGGGGCCCGTCT CGGGGCGCTGAGCTGCTCCGGGGCAGGATTTACCCAGCGGCGAGGGGGCCCGAAGCTCAGAG CATGACGGAGAAGGAGGCGCTGGCGCCACCAGCCTCACCCGCGCCAGGGGGGAAGCCCGCGAGCAGG CTCCGGGTGCTGAAGCAGCTGTTTCTGCGGAGGCCCAAGGAGGAGCCGCCGGCGGAGCCGCAGCCCAACGGGGAGTTGGTCAGCCCCACGGGGGGGCCCCTCTACTACTactacgaggaggaggaggaggaggaagaggagcccgAGCCGCCCCCCGAGCCCCCGAAGCCCGTCAACGACAAGCCCCACAAGTTCAAGGATCAGTACTTCAAAAAGCCCAAGTTCTGTGACGTCTGCGCCCGCATGATTGTCC tcAACAACAAATTCGGCCTGAGATGCAAGAACTGCAAAACCAGCATCCACCAGCACTGCCAGTCCTACGTGGAGATGCAGCGCTGCTTCGGCAAGATC CCCCCCGGATTCCGCCGGGCGTACAGCTCCCCCCTCTACAGCAACCAGCAATACGCCTGCGTCAAGGAACTGCTCT CGGCAGCCAATCGCAGCGACCCCGTGTTCGAGACCCTCCGGACGGGCGTCATCATGGCCAACAAGGAGCGGAAGAAAGGACAAGATGATAAGAAGAAC CCCTTGGCCGCCATGATGGACGAGGAGCCGGAGCCTGGGAAGCACGAAGTGGGCAAACTCGAGGCAG GCAACCCAGAAGGGGACAAGAAGGCAGAGAAAAGCACCCCCGATGACAAG accaAGAAGCCCCAGCCCGGCTTCCTGCAGACTCATTACTTCGTGGCGCTTTATCGCTTCAAAGCCCTGGAGAAGGACGACCTGGATTTCCA CCCGGGGGAGAAGATCACGGTGGTGGACGACTCCAACGAGGAGTGGTGGCGG gggaagatcGGCGAGAAAATCGGCTACTTCCCCCCAAACTTCATCATCCGGGTGCGGGCGGGCGAGCGGGTGCACAAGGTCACCAGGTCCTTTGTGGGCAACAAGGAGATTGGGCAGATCACGCTGAAGAAGGATCAG atCGTGGTGCAGAAGGGGGAGGAAGTGAACGGGTACGTCAAGGTGTACACCGGCCGCAAGGTGGGGCTCTTCCCCGTCAACTTCCTGGAGGAGATTTGA